Proteins from a single region of Numenius arquata chromosome Z, bNumArq3.hap1.1, whole genome shotgun sequence:
- the LOC141477215 gene encoding molybdopterin synthase sulfur carrier subunit-like: MSCQVSVLYFARSAELAGLRCETLWVPRQVTSLQLWEEIVKVHPRLAVIRDQVVFAVRQEYVLLGDQLLVLQPGDEVAIIPPISGG; this comes from the exons GTCTCGGTGCTGTATTTCGCCCGCAGCGCGGAGCTGGCCGGGCTGCGCTGCGAGACCCTCTGGGTGCCACGGCAGGTCACCTCgctgcagctctgggaggagATCGTCAAGGTTCACCCCAG GCTTGCTGTCATCCGGGATCAAGTGGTTTTTGCTGTTCGGCAGGAGTACGTGCTTCTTGGAGATCAGCTCCTGGTCCTGCAGCCTGGAGACGAGGTTGCCATCATCCCACCAATTAGTGGAGGCTGA
- the LOC141476851 gene encoding molybdopterin synthase catalytic subunit, translating into MDESEDVPKDFIKLKSEKLSVDEVSELVISPYCGAVSVFIGTTRNNFEGKKVVHLEYEAYASMAESEIKKICRDVRQKWPSIKHIAVHHRLGVVPITEASVIIAVSSPHRAESLEAVTYCINTLKASVPIWKKEIYEDKYSWKENKECFWANSEK; encoded by the exons ATGGATGAAAGTGAAGATGTGCCAAAAGATTTTATCAAGCTCAAGTCTGAAAAGCTCTCTGTAGATGAAGTGTCAGAGCTGGTCATTTCACCATACTGTGGGGCTGTGTCTGTGTTCATTG GTACTaccagaaataattttgaagggaaaaaggtGGTTCACTTAGAATATGAAGCATATGCTTCAATGGCAGagtctgaaataaagaaaatctgcAGAGATGTTAGACAGAAATGGCCATCAATCAAACACATTGCAGTGCACCATAGACTTGG TGTGGTTCCAATAACTGAAGCAAGTGTAATTATCGCAGTCTCCTCTCCACACAGAGCAGAATCACTTGAAGCTGTAACATACTGCATCAATACCTTAAAAGCTTCTGTCCCAATATGGAAAAAG GAGATTTACGAGGACAAATattcttggaaagaaaacaaggaatgcTTTTGggcaaattcagaaaaataa